TTGCAGGATGAGTGCGTTGCCATTCTGATGAAGAAAGCGGACGAAAATCAAATCCAGTTGCCGGGGGAAGTGGCCTTTTTTATTGCTAAACGCCTGCGATCTAACGTGCGTGAACTCGAAGGCGCTTTGAATCGAGTCATCGCCAATGCCAATTTTACCGGTCGCGCGATTACCATTGATTTTGTACGTGAAGCATTACGTGACTTATTGGCTCTACAGGAAAAGCTGGTCACCATTGATAATATTCAGAAAACGGTGGCTGAATATTACAAAATCAAGGTTGCGGATCTGCTTTCCAAGCGCCGCTCACGCTCTGTTGCCCGTCCGAGACAAATGGCAATGGCGCTGGCAAAAGAGCTGACCAATCACAGCTTGCCTGAAATCGGGGATGCCTTTGGTGGACGTGACCATACAACCGTCCTTCACGCTTGTCGAAAAATCGAACAACTGCGTGAAGAGAGTCATGACATCAAAGAAGATTTTTCTAACTTAATCAGAACATTATCTTCCTAGCGCTATGAAATTCATCATTGAACGTGAGCAATTATTAAAACCTTTGCAGCAGGTTAGCAGCCCCTTGGGAGGCCGCCCTACCCTGCCCATTTTAGGCAACTTATTATTGCAGGTCACAGAGGGTTCCCTGCTGCTGACGGGCACCGATTTGGAAATGGAAATGAAGGCGCGGGTTACCCTTACCCAGCCACATGAACAAGGTGCCACCACCGTCCCCGCCCGTAAATTCTTTGATATCTGGCGCGGGTTGCCTGATGGGGCAGAAATCAGCGTCGAACAGGATGGTGATCGCATTCTCGTTCGTTCTGGTCGCAGCCGTTTTTCACTCTCGACACTACCCGCATCAGATTTTCCCAATCTTGATGACTGGCAGAGCGAAGTCGAATTTACCCTGCCCCAGGCCACACTGAAACGCCTGATTGAATCGACCCAATTTTCCATGGCACATCAGGATGTTCGCTATTACTTGAACGGTATGCTGTTTGAAACCGAAGGGGAAGAACTGCGTACCGTTGCCACAGACGGCCACCGTCTGGCGGTTTGTTCCATGAATATCGGGCAAAATCTGCCGTCCCATTCCGTGATCGTCCCCCGCAAGGGCGTCATTGAATTAATGCGTCTGCTGGATGGCGGTGACAATCCGCTGCAATTGCAGATTGGCAGCAATAACATTCGTGCCCATGTGGGTGATTTTATCTTCACCTCGAAGTTGGTTGACGGCCGTTTTCCTGATTACCGCCGCGTATTGCCCAAAAATCCCAATAAAACGTTGGAAGCCAATTGTGACATGCTTAAGCAGGCATTTTCGCGGGCGGCGATTTTATCCAACGAAAAATTCCGCGGAGTTCGCATCTACTTAAGCGAAAACCAACTGCGAATTACCGCTAATAACCCGGAGCAGGAAGAGGCCGAAGAGATCGTCGATGTCAGTTATCAGGGCGCTGAAATGGAAATTGGCTTCAATGTCAGCTACGTATTGGATGTTCTCAACGCATTGAAATGCGAGCAAGTGAGTCTCCTGCTAACAGATGCCACATCCAGCGTAAAAATTGAGAATTCAGCCAGTCAGGCGGCGACTTATGTCGTGATGCCGATGCGCCTGTAACAGAATTAATTCATCGATATGATTCTCTCGCGTTTGCTGATCCGCGATTTCCGTAATATCTCGGATGCTGACCTGCCACTGGCAACCGGTTTTAATTTTCTGGTTGGGCCAAACGGCAGCGGCAAGACAAGTATACTGGAAGCCATTTATACCTTGGGCCACGGCCGTGCTTTTCGCAGTATTCAGGCAGGCAGGGTGATTCGCCATGAATGCGACGAGTTTATTCTGCATGGGCGGCTTGATCAGCCACCCCATGAACGCAGTTTATCGGTGGGCTTAAGCAAAAATCGCCAGGGCGACAGCAAAGTCAGGATTGATGGCAGTGATGGGCATAAAATTGCTGAATTGGCGAAAGTCCTGCCGATGCAACTTATCACGCCGGAAGGTTTCACCTTACTAAATGGTGGCCCGAAATATCGTCGGGCCTTTATTGATTGGGGCTGTTTTCACAATGAGCCGCGCTTTTTTGCGGCCTGGGCTAATCTAAAAAGGCTGCTAAAACAACGCAATGCGGCACTGCGACAAGTGACCCGCTACAACCAAATCCAGCATTGGGATCAAGAACTCGTCCCGCTGGCAACCGAAATCAGCCAATGGCGGGCTGACTATATTGCAGGCATTGCCGAGGATATCGAAAAAACCTGCCAACAATTTTTACCTGAATTCACACTTAGTATCAGTTTCCAACAAGGTTGGGACAAAGAGAGTGAATATGCGGAGCTGCTCGCGCGGCAGTTTGAGCGCGACAGATCGCTAACCTACACCGCGGCCGGCCCGCATAAAGCCGATCTGCGGATCAGGGCGGACGGTACACCAGTAGAAGATATGCTGTCCCGTGGTCAGTTGAAGTTACTGATGTGTGCGTTGAGGTTAGCACAGGGTGAATATTTCACCCGACAGAGCGGGCAAAAATGCCTGTATCTGCTTGATGATTTTGCCTCAGAACTGGATGCCGGCCGTCGTCAGTTATTAGCCGAGCGTCTAAAATCTACGCAAGCCCAAGTGTTTGTCAGTGCAATCACATCTGGGCAAGTTACAGACATGATTGATGTAAATAGCAGGATGTTTCGCGTAGAACATGGCAAAATAGAGGTTCAACCACAGGATTAAGATGAGCGAGAAACGTTGATGTCGAATACATATGACTCCTCAAGTATCAAGGTATTAAAAGGGCTGGATGCCGTCCGTAAACGTCCAGGCATGTATATCGGTGATACCGATGATGGTACTGGCCTGCACCACATGGTCTTCGAGGTTGTTGACAACGCTATCGACGAAGCCCTCGCAGGCCATTGT
This genomic interval from Xenorhabdus doucetiae contains the following:
- the recF gene encoding DNA replication/repair protein RecF (All proteins in this family for which functions are known are DNA-binding proteins that assist the filamentation of RecA onto DNA for the initiation of recombination or recombinational repair.), coding for MILSRLLIRDFRNISDADLPLATGFNFLVGPNGSGKTSILEAIYTLGHGRAFRSIQAGRVIRHECDEFILHGRLDQPPHERSLSVGLSKNRQGDSKVRIDGSDGHKIAELAKVLPMQLITPEGFTLLNGGPKYRRAFIDWGCFHNEPRFFAAWANLKRLLKQRNAALRQVTRYNQIQHWDQELVPLATEISQWRADYIAGIAEDIEKTCQQFLPEFTLSISFQQGWDKESEYAELLARQFERDRSLTYTAAGPHKADLRIRADGTPVEDMLSRGQLKLLMCALRLAQGEYFTRQSGQKCLYLLDDFASELDAGRRQLLAERLKSTQAQVFVSAITSGQVTDMIDVNSRMFRVEHGKIEVQPQD
- the dnaN gene encoding DNA polymerase III subunit beta, encoding MKFIIEREQLLKPLQQVSSPLGGRPTLPILGNLLLQVTEGSLLLTGTDLEMEMKARVTLTQPHEQGATTVPARKFFDIWRGLPDGAEISVEQDGDRILVRSGRSRFSLSTLPASDFPNLDDWQSEVEFTLPQATLKRLIESTQFSMAHQDVRYYLNGMLFETEGEELRTVATDGHRLAVCSMNIGQNLPSHSVIVPRKGVIELMRLLDGGDNPLQLQIGSNNIRAHVGDFIFTSKLVDGRFPDYRRVLPKNPNKTLEANCDMLKQAFSRAAILSNEKFRGVRIYLSENQLRITANNPEQEEAEEIVDVSYQGAEMEIGFNVSYVLDVLNALKCEQVSLLLTDATSSVKIENSASQAATYVVMPMRL